GGCAGCGCCAGCTGCATTCCCATCTGTCCGATCCAAGCGAAATATGACGCGACCATTCACGTCGCGCGCGCCCAATCTCTCGGCGCGCGGCTGCTGACGGAGACCTGCGCCAATTTCATCGAATGCCGCCCGGACGGGCGCGTCGAAGCGGTCAGGTTCATACGATCGGATGGCGCGACCGGACGCGTGTTCGCGCGCGCCGTCTGCGTCGCCGGCAACGGCGTCGAGACGCCGCGACTCCTGCTGGCCTCGGCCTCCGAGTCCTTTGCTGGCGGCGTCGCCAATCGCTCGGATCAGCTCGGCCGAAATCTGATAGACCATCCGATCCAGCTCAGCTGGGCGCTCGCACGCCAACCTGTCTGGCCTTATCGCGGACCTGGGGCGACATCGGGGATCGAGAATTATCGAGATCTGAAAGACCGCGGCGCAAATTCGGCTTTGCGATTCGAATTTGGCAATGAAGGGTGGAATTGGCCGACGGGAGCGCCTGAATCGACCGCGCGCGAACTGGCGCTCAGCGGCCTGCGTGGAAAGGCGCTCGACACGGCGCTCAGAGAGCAGACGTCGCGTCACATTCGAGTGGCCGCATTGACGGAGCAACTCCCTCTGGCGAGCAACAGGGTGACGCTGGATCGGACGCAAATCGAAAAGACCGGTCTGCCGCGCCCAGCCATCTACTTTCAACTCGACCGCTACACCGAACGCGCGCTCGGCGCCGCCAAACATCTGCATGAAGACATGTTTGCAAGAATCGGCGTGGAGGCGTTTTGGCACAAGGACGACGCCCAAGCCGCAGGCCATATCATGGGCACGGCGCGCATGGGCGATGACCCGGCGACGTCCGTCGTCGACAAGAACTTGCGCGCCCACGCGCACCGCAATCTTTTTCTGGTCGGCGCGGCCGTCTTCCCGACCGGCGGAACCGCCAACCCGACGCTCACCATCGCCGCGCTCGCCCTTCGCGCCGCCGACGCCATTCTATCTTCCTTGACGGAATAGTCGCGCGCTTGAGCCTGCCTGCTATGAAGCGCGCGCCTTGAAGGCGGCGCCCATGGAATCGGCGGCATAAATCGCATCCATGAGAGTCCCGGCGGTCACCTCGAAGGGTTCATTATGCGCGCTCTCGCCGACGGCGACGGCGCGCTCGGCGATCGCCCGCGCCGTCTCGCGCGATAGATTTTCGAGCCCGAGTTCGGCAAGCGTCACAGGCAAGCCGACCGAGAGGCAAAATCCCATCGCTTCGTCGACCGTCGAACGCGGCCGTCCTTCCAGAA
This window of the Methylocystis hirsuta genome carries:
- a CDS encoding GMC oxidoreductase is translated as MDLHADVLVIGSGVAGALVASRVARKGANVIIMEAGPRVDRAASVRRYQSASAKTPESAYAQAAFAPHPETDKPYAFYAQQGPRPFNSTYLRQVGGTTWHWLGTAIRLVPDDFEMKSRFGLGVDWPISYADLEPWYCQAEQELEVAGDNDDDLGSPRTAPYPFPPIAQSFLDRAWRNALQEADYKVRPTPQARLSKASGDRPACHGSASCIPICPIQAKYDATIHVARAQSLGARLLTETCANFIECRPDGRVEAVRFIRSDGATGRVFARAVCVAGNGVETPRLLLASASESFAGGVANRSDQLGRNLIDHPIQLSWALARQPVWPYRGPGATSGIENYRDLKDRGANSALRFEFGNEGWNWPTGAPESTARELALSGLRGKALDTALREQTSRHIRVAALTEQLPLASNRVTLDRTQIEKTGLPRPAIYFQLDRYTERALGAAKHLHEDMFARIGVEAFWHKDDAQAAGHIMGTARMGDDPATSVVDKNLRAHAHRNLFLVGAAVFPTGGTANPTLTIAALALRAADAILSSLTE